The following proteins are encoded in a genomic region of Alteromonadaceae bacterium 2753L.S.0a.02:
- a CDS encoding EAL domain-containing protein (putative c-di-GMP-specific phosphodiesterase class I): MKALLLLHKLGLTNLSDEQVDKYYQIQSQVLPALEASADSLPEITDVSLKKALKNEQLSLRYFPRAFANGDLACHQVCVVWCVDNQHADYEIVFRQFDYDEALNFWILEQAITEYRHKFSAQESTLRPYLSIQIGSSCLYSQQFLARFDALIHQYDIGADDRLELLVSENALTATPELTESIFAGLRKRGVSVVISNFGAGYSGVAYLKRLPIDAILIDRAFIAEIDNPQSEAIVDAVISMSHHLGLKVIADGVDTEAQWHSLANKDCDMLQGRFITESFSARESANQLAEASANIKA; this comes from the coding sequence GTGAAAGCATTATTGTTATTGCACAAGTTGGGTCTCACCAATTTAAGCGACGAGCAAGTCGACAAATACTACCAAATTCAATCGCAAGTGCTCCCCGCGCTTGAGGCATCCGCCGATAGTTTGCCAGAGATTACAGACGTTAGTCTAAAAAAAGCACTGAAGAATGAGCAACTGTCTTTACGCTACTTTCCGCGTGCCTTTGCAAACGGAGATCTCGCCTGCCATCAAGTGTGTGTTGTCTGGTGTGTTGATAATCAGCACGCTGATTACGAAATTGTATTTCGACAGTTCGACTACGATGAAGCGCTAAACTTCTGGATTCTGGAGCAGGCGATCACTGAATACAGGCATAAATTTAGCGCGCAGGAATCTACCCTGCGTCCTTATCTATCGATACAAATTGGCTCTAGCTGTTTGTACAGCCAACAATTCTTAGCCCGATTTGATGCATTGATTCATCAATACGACATTGGAGCTGACGATAGATTGGAATTACTCGTTAGCGAAAACGCACTTACCGCTACGCCCGAGCTTACAGAAAGTATTTTTGCTGGCTTAAGAAAAAGGGGGGTTTCTGTGGTTATTTCGAATTTTGGTGCTGGTTATTCGGGGGTCGCTTATCTGAAAAGATTACCCATTGATGCCATACTTATCGACCGGGCATTCATTGCGGAAATTGACAACCCGCAATCTGAAGCGATTGTTGATGCGGTTATCTCAATGAGCCACCACCTCGGCCTTAAAGTTATAGCCGACGGCGTTGACACAGAAGCGCAATGGCACTCGCTTGCCAACAAGGATTGCGACATGCTGCAAGGAAG